From Mucilaginibacter rubeus, a single genomic window includes:
- a CDS encoding DUF5712 family protein, whose product MFINITDSETADNKGSSNVLIHYLDKENRLGQPAPELWFNTGQQAIRSHEAQLALDHNVAKLMHTDAKFFLVNISPSQKEITWLKTQYGDEAEAQLKSYAVKVMDEYARNFKRPGIESSKDLLWFGKLEHYRYYSHKDAEVKNGLKKRGDRKLGEQMHIQVIVSRKDITNTVKLSPMNKSRGRNTEHSRKVGQFDRSAFKQMGETLFDKQFSFERGLAETFQYANAQKKGTLEERIKLRQAVAKAGAKPRQQATSIKMVPSLAKYQPGAAPSVTKPKKRKKKGQDTDNDLIL is encoded by the coding sequence ATGTTCATCAATATCACCGACAGCGAAACTGCCGATAATAAAGGCAGCAGCAACGTGCTCATCCATTACCTCGATAAGGAAAACCGGCTCGGGCAGCCAGCGCCGGAACTCTGGTTTAATACCGGTCAGCAGGCCATCCGCTCCCATGAAGCGCAGCTGGCGCTCGACCACAATGTGGCCAAACTCATGCACACCGATGCCAAATTTTTCCTGGTGAATATCAGCCCCAGTCAAAAGGAGATTACGTGGTTAAAAACGCAGTACGGCGATGAAGCTGAAGCGCAATTGAAATCCTACGCTGTCAAAGTGATGGATGAATACGCCCGGAATTTTAAACGGCCCGGCATTGAAAGCAGCAAAGACCTCTTATGGTTCGGCAAACTGGAGCATTACCGTTATTACAGCCATAAAGATGCCGAAGTCAAAAACGGCCTGAAAAAACGCGGCGATCGGAAACTGGGCGAACAAATGCATATCCAGGTGATCGTGAGCCGCAAAGATATTACCAATACGGTCAAGCTCAGCCCGATGAATAAATCGCGCGGCCGGAACACCGAACATTCCAGAAAAGTAGGCCAGTTCGACCGCTCGGCTTTTAAGCAGATGGGGGAAACTTTATTTGACAAGCAGTTTTCCTTCGAGCGCGGCCTGGCCGAAACTTTTCAATACGCCAACGCGCAAAAGAAAGGCACGCTGGAAGAACGGATCAAACTGCGCCAAGCCGTTGCCAAAGCCGGTGCAAAACCCAGACAGCAGGCAACAAGCATCAAAATGGTACCATCCCTGGCTAAATACCAGCCCGGTGCCGCGCCCAGCGTGACCAAACCCAAGAAAAGAAAGAAGAAGGGCCAGGACACAGATAATGACTTAATCCTATAA
- the mobC gene encoding conjugal transfer protein MobC, with the protein MQTGEDTQGLRKIVDFTRLISIFILAIHFYISCYQAFAGWHWTAGITDRIISNIAKTGLFNNWWKPKLAALLCLVISLTGFKGRKDEKIQLKSIIAYLLSGLLIYWISILSFYLPIAKNIIAITYLALTAAGYLLILTGGTWLTRLLKDKLHKDIFNRDNETFPQEERKLENEYSVNLPGKYRLKGKIRSMWINFINMFRGLLVVGTPGAGKTYFVIRHIIDQHLKKGFSMFLYDFKFDDLTKIAYNKLLKYQANYAVKPQFYIINFDDLNHSHRCNPLDPGSMHDITDATEASLTIMLGLNREWIKKQGDFFVESPINFLTAIIWYLRKYEDGRYCTLPHVIELMQADYDQLFPILNTQPEIRAYINPFISAYNRNAAPQLEGQVASAKIGLARLASPQLYYVLSGNDFTLDINNPKEPKVVCVGNNPQKLQIYGAVLSLYISRMIKLVNRKNQLKSSLIFDEFPTIFFNNMDGLIATARSNKVATTLAVQDFSQLTKDYGAEQADVITGIVGNVISGQVTGDTAKKLSENFGKIVQDKNSMTINSSDTSISKATQLDYAIPASKIAALSSGEFVGMVADNPEQRISLKMFHAEVQNDHGAIAAEEAGYRPIPRVQQVTEEDVLENYIRVKAEIDELIRSEMLLIEANKVLDEQPRPTSGNDEDATENALSM; encoded by the coding sequence ATGCAAACCGGAGAAGATACCCAGGGACTGCGCAAGATCGTCGACTTTACCCGGCTGATCAGTATTTTTATATTAGCCATCCATTTTTATATCAGCTGCTATCAGGCCTTTGCCGGTTGGCACTGGACGGCGGGCATTACCGACCGCATCATTAGCAACATCGCCAAAACAGGCTTGTTCAACAACTGGTGGAAACCTAAGCTGGCTGCCCTGCTGTGTTTAGTCATATCATTAACCGGCTTCAAGGGCCGGAAGGATGAAAAGATACAGCTTAAAAGCATTATCGCTTACCTGCTCAGCGGCCTGCTCATTTACTGGATCAGTATTCTTAGCTTTTACCTGCCCATCGCCAAAAACATCATTGCCATCACCTACCTGGCGTTGACTGCCGCCGGTTATTTACTCATCCTGACGGGCGGCACCTGGTTAACCCGGCTGCTGAAAGACAAACTGCATAAAGATATTTTTAACCGGGATAACGAAACCTTCCCGCAGGAAGAACGGAAGCTGGAAAATGAATATTCGGTCAACCTGCCGGGCAAATACCGCCTGAAAGGAAAAATCCGCAGCATGTGGATCAACTTCATCAATATGTTCCGCGGCCTGCTGGTGGTGGGTACCCCTGGCGCGGGTAAAACTTATTTTGTGATCCGGCACATCATCGACCAGCACCTGAAAAAAGGGTTTTCGATGTTCCTGTATGATTTTAAGTTTGATGACCTGACGAAGATCGCCTACAATAAACTGTTAAAATACCAGGCCAACTATGCTGTGAAACCGCAATTCTATATCATTAATTTTGATGACCTGAACCATTCGCACCGCTGCAACCCGCTCGATCCCGGCAGCATGCACGATATTACGGATGCGACCGAGGCCAGCCTGACCATTATGCTCGGGCTGAACCGCGAGTGGATCAAAAAACAAGGTGATTTCTTCGTGGAAAGCCCGATCAATTTTTTAACGGCGATCATCTGGTACCTGCGTAAATATGAGGACGGGCGCTATTGCACTTTGCCGCATGTGATCGAACTGATGCAGGCGGATTATGACCAGTTGTTCCCGATCCTGAATACCCAGCCCGAGATCAGGGCCTATATCAATCCTTTTATTTCGGCCTATAACCGGAACGCGGCGCCGCAGCTGGAGGGCCAGGTGGCCAGCGCCAAGATCGGGCTGGCGCGTCTGGCTTCGCCGCAGTTGTATTACGTGCTGTCGGGCAATGATTTTACGCTGGACATCAATAATCCGAAGGAACCCAAAGTGGTTTGCGTGGGCAATAACCCGCAGAAATTGCAGATCTACGGAGCGGTATTGTCGCTGTATATTTCCCGGATGATCAAACTGGTGAACCGGAAGAACCAGCTGAAAAGCAGCCTGATCTTTGATGAGTTCCCGACGATATTTTTCAATAATATGGACGGCCTGATCGCGACGGCGCGCAGCAATAAGGTGGCGACGACTTTGGCGGTGCAGGATTTCAGTCAATTGACGAAAGACTATGGCGCGGAGCAGGCGGATGTGATCACGGGTATTGTGGGCAATGTGATTTCGGGTCAGGTAACTGGCGATACGGCGAAAAAGCTGTCGGAGAATTTTGGCAAGATCGTGCAGGATAAAAATAGTATGACGATTAACAGCAGCGATACGTCCATTTCCAAAGCCACGCAGCTGGATTATGCGATCCCGGCTTCGAAGATCGCGGCTTTGTCATCGGGTGAGTTCGTGGGTATGGTGGCGGATAACCCGGAGCAGCGCATCAGCCTGAAAATGTTTCATGCGGAGGTGCAGAATGACCATGGGGCGATTGCGGCTGAGGAAGCGGGTTACAGGCCGATTCCGCGGGTGCAGCAGGTGACCGAGGAGGATGTGCTGGAGAATTATATCCGGGTCAAGGCGGAGATCGATGAGCTGATCCGTTCGGAGATGCTGCTGATCGAGGCGAATAAGGTGTTGGATGAACAACCACGCCCCACAAGCGGCAATGATGAGGATGCTACGGAAAATGCATTATCCATGTAG
- a CDS encoding BfmA/BtgA family mobilization protein, which yields MGEESTNRKTIKYNDATDAKLQKLADKAGCTKREFFIRMVEYFHKTRKDPADISDDLLKTTLVKNHDTYIRFIRAQEEKILIPVKLDIDRMIQSQIKILDCFNNQILKANTDLQNSQQLQAGKFAETDKVLQLIAERMDNRESLKTKFLYILNQYIKVRDSFSFTTPAKEKEELNQAARQQVAKL from the coding sequence ATGGGAGAAGAAAGCACCAACAGAAAAACCATCAAATACAACGATGCCACCGATGCCAAACTGCAAAAACTGGCCGATAAAGCCGGCTGCACCAAGCGCGAGTTCTTTATCCGCATGGTCGAATATTTCCATAAAACCAGGAAAGACCCCGCCGATATCAGCGATGACCTGTTGAAAACAACGCTCGTTAAAAACCACGATACCTATATCCGATTCATCCGCGCTCAGGAAGAAAAAATACTCATCCCCGTTAAGCTCGATATCGACCGTATGATCCAGTCGCAGATCAAAATCCTGGACTGCTTCAACAACCAGATCCTGAAAGCCAATACCGACCTGCAAAACAGCCAGCAACTGCAGGCCGGCAAATTCGCCGAAACCGATAAAGTGCTGCAACTGATCGCCGAAAGGATGGACAACCGCGAAAGCCTCAAAACCAAATTCCTGTACATCCTGAACCAATACATCAAAGTACGGGACAGCTTCAGTTTCACCACACCCGCCAAAGAAAAAGAAGAATTGAACCAGGCCGCCCGCCAGCAGGTCGCTAAACTCTAA